DNA sequence from the Pedobacter schmidteae genome:
TTCAGGACCCGTTTCTTATTGCAAAGTGTCGCAGCTTTACGATTGGCATTCCAAAAAATGGGGGGTAATATTTTGCTGGTGCTGGGCAAACCCGAAGATCATATCAAGGATTTAGTGGAAAGGTATGATATTTCCGAGGTGTATCATCACCGTGAGGTTGGTCCGGAGGAAACACGCATATCAGGTCATGTTGAAGATCTGTTGTGGACGCTAAAAATTAACCTGAAGCATTTTATTGGACATACACTTTACAATAAAGAAGATCTTCCATTTCCCATCAAGGATATTCCTGATGTTTTTGCGCAGTTTAAAAAGAAAACGGAAAGGGATGCTATTGTAAAATCCTGCTTTGAAACGCCTCAAAGTATGAGCTTTGTGGAAAATGACGAATGGGGTGTGGTGCCGGCAATGGAAGAACTGGGGTTTGAGCCCGGTAGCTACGACATTCATACCGCGGATGAGGCCCATGGAGGCGAGGCCGAGGGGCTGAAGCATTTGAGAACATTGTTGGCCAGAGATTCGGATATTTATTTAAAAACAAGTGGCAAATCGAATATAGATAAACCGGGCTTTTCGTCCCACTTGTCGGCCTGGCTGGCATTGGGGTGCCTGTCGCCCCGCAAAGTATACTGGGAGGTAAAAGAGGCCGAAAGTCAGTTTGGAGGCAACGGTAATTTTAATCAGATGTTACTGGGACTTTTGTGGCGCGATTATTTTCGCTTCATGTTTAAAAAACATGGCATTGCCTTTTTTCAGGAAGAAGACCTGGAGCAGGACATGCTGAATGCTATAGAGGTAAACGATCCGGCACTGGAAAACTGGAAGTCGGGTAAAACCGGCAATCAAGTGGTGGATAGGTTAATGGCTGACTTAAACCGTACAGGTTTTATTTCACACGCAGGCCGCTTGCTGGTGGCAACATTTCTGATTCATGTATTGAAGGTGCACTGGACTTGTGGGGCAGCTTATTTTGAAGAAAAACTGATTGACTATGCACCGGCCAGTAACTGGGGCAACTGGGCAAGTGTAGCCGGAGTGAGTAAAGATGCCAAATCGAAAAATGGGTTCGACCTGAATAAACAAATCAAGATGCTGGAAGTCGTTATCCCCGACAGTACTTCCGTTGCCTGAAAATATTGATTTTCTTTCCTTTAATTGCGGGCTCGTGTTAAACTGGCCTTGAATAGGGTTTTTACATGGATAATGGTTAAACAGAATTGTATTTTAAACAAAGTTGTTTAACATTTGTTGTAACCATCAAGGTGAAAAAGTATTCCATTAGCGATATAGAAAGTCTTACAGGCATAAAAGCGCATACCATACGGGCTTGGGAATCGAGGTATAAGCTGGTGCCGCCAAAACGCACATCTACCAATATCAGGTACTATGATGAGGCCGACCTGAAAGCACTGCTTAATATTGTTGCACTGAATGAAAACGGCTATAAAATCAGCCGGATAGCGGCCATGAGCCGGCAACAAATGCTGGACCTGGTTACCCAGCTCAAATCCAATTGGGGCAATGAAACCGTGCAATTGCTGAGTCTTTCCAACGCCACATTACGGTATGATGAAAAGGAGTTTTCAAAAGTACTGGCCGGCTGCATCAAAGAAATGGGATTGATTAAGGTGATGGATATGGTGCTTTTTCCTTTTATGAAAAGGATTGGCATGCTATGGCAAACCGGGACCATTGATCCTGCTCAGGAACATTTTGCCGCCAACCTGATCCGCGACCGCATCATTGTGGAGATTGATAAACTCAAAAAAACAGAAAAAGAAAACCCTTTGCGTTTTGTGCTTTTTTTGCCGGAAGGCGAAATGCATGAAACCGGTTTGCTGTTTACGCGTTACCTGTTAAAAAAATGCGGGCACGAGACCCTTTATCTCGGGAGCGAAATTCCTTATGCCGATCTTAAAAAGGTTATTCTGGCCTATCAGCCCGATTATGCATTTATTGTATTGACCTCCCTGAACCTGGGAAAGGACATCAATAAAATCATTGCAAAAGTGATGGACCATGTAGCTGTCCCGCTACTGGTTGCCGGCAGTCTGATCTCGGAATTTGATGTTCTGGTAAACGATCGGCTTACCCCTTTAAAGAATGTTTGTGATATGGTAGATTTTCTTGAAGAATTATAAAGAAAATTGCCTCTTTTATAAGGTAAAATCCTAATTTTGCAACACTTATAGCATACTTAAA
Encoded proteins:
- a CDS encoding DASH family cryptochrome, with translation MKHKKILVWFRNDLRLHDNEMLVEAIAKSDSILPVYFFDPRYFEQTRFHTAKTGAFRTRFLLQSVAALRLAFQKMGGNILLVLGKPEDHIKDLVERYDISEVYHHREVGPEETRISGHVEDLLWTLKINLKHFIGHTLYNKEDLPFPIKDIPDVFAQFKKKTERDAIVKSCFETPQSMSFVENDEWGVVPAMEELGFEPGSYDIHTADEAHGGEAEGLKHLRTLLARDSDIYLKTSGKSNIDKPGFSSHLSAWLALGCLSPRKVYWEVKEAESQFGGNGNFNQMLLGLLWRDYFRFMFKKHGIAFFQEEDLEQDMLNAIEVNDPALENWKSGKTGNQVVDRLMADLNRTGFISHAGRLLVATFLIHVLKVHWTCGAAYFEEKLIDYAPASNWGNWASVAGVSKDAKSKNGFDLNKQIKMLEVVIPDSTSVA
- a CDS encoding MerR family transcriptional regulator, with protein sequence MKKYSISDIESLTGIKAHTIRAWESRYKLVPPKRTSTNIRYYDEADLKALLNIVALNENGYKISRIAAMSRQQMLDLVTQLKSNWGNETVQLLSLSNATLRYDEKEFSKVLAGCIKEMGLIKVMDMVLFPFMKRIGMLWQTGTIDPAQEHFAANLIRDRIIVEIDKLKKTEKENPLRFVLFLPEGEMHETGLLFTRYLLKKCGHETLYLGSEIPYADLKKVILAYQPDYAFIVLTSLNLGKDINKIIAKVMDHVAVPLLVAGSLISEFDVLVNDRLTPLKNVCDMVDFLEEL